The genomic segment CTTGTATTTTTGATGCCAAGACTTTCTGGGTCAAATTCTGGATTTAGCCCAGCCTTTCTTTGAGCTTCGTAGTCTTTGACTGCTATTATCACTACTTTTGAAAGTAAGAATATAGCGATGATGTTAATAGTTGCCATTGCAGCCATTGTGATATCCGCGATATTCCAAGCGAGCTTTAAATTCATCTGAGCGCCAATAAATATCATAACGACAGCCGTTATCTTAAATAGCAACGTAAGCTTGTGGTTTTTTGTTAAAAATTTCATATTTGCCTGAGCGTAGTAGTAGTTGCCAATAAGCGAAGTGATGGCAAAAAGTACAACTGCAAGAGTAGTAAAATGAACTCCAAATTCACCAAAATACTCTTTCATTGCAGCTTGAACGAGAGGAAGGGCGGTTAGCACCTCACCACTTGAGCCAGTTTGTTTCGTAAGATAGGCCTGTGAAAATAGCACGATCATACCAGAAGCGATACATATAGTCATGTCTATAAAGACTGCCATTGCTTGAACTAGGCCTTGTTTTACTGGGTGGCTAGTATGTGCTGCGGCTGCTGCGTTTGGAGCTGAACCCATACCAGCTTCGTTCGAGAAAAGGCCTCTTTTGATACCTATTACGATCACGCTGCCGGCAAATCCACCAAATATCGCTTTAAAATCAAAGGCATTTTCTAAAATCATCTTAACAACATCAGGAATTTCTTTGAAATTTAAAATAATAGCGATAAGCGCTAGCGAGATGTAGGCAAGTGCCATGAACGGCACGATGTATGAGCTTACCTTACCGATGATGTGGCTTTTGCTAAAAAACATTACCGCCGCAAATGCCGTAAGTATAAGGCCGATGCCAACAGGTAGTCCGCTTTGCGCAAAGCTAACGTTGCTACCAGCTTTGTCATAGTAAATTTCAAAGGCTGATGTCATGGTATAGCTTTGAAGTCCGTTAAAGCCGTATGCGTAGGTGATGATGAGAATCACCGCAAAAAGCGAAGCCAGCCATTTTATGCCAAGACCATTTTTGATGTAATAAGCTGGACCGCCTTTAAATCCAAAAACGTCTTTTGTCTTATAAATTTGCGCTAGTGTGCTCTCTATAAAAGCTGAAGCTGATCCTAAAAAGGCCATCAAGCACATCCAAAAAAGAGCTCCAGGACCGCCCGCGACGATGGCAGCTGAAATTCCAGCAATATTGCCTATGCCAACGCGCGAAGCAGTCGAGATCATAAGTGCTTGAAATGGCGTTAAATGGTGCTTATTGTACTTATCTTTTTTTTCTACTAAGACTCTGCAAGCCTCAAAAAACATCCTAAACTGCACAAAACGAGTCAAATAACTAAAATAAATTCCCGTAGCCACAAGAATAATGACTAAAAAATACCCATATAAAAAGTCGTTGGCTACGTCCATTTTGCCGTTTAAAAAATTTAAAAAACTATCAAGCACCATCTACCCTTTCAAATTTATTTTGATTTGAATTTTACGCCCTTCATTGAATTTAATAAAAGCCAAATCGTTGTGCCATTATGAAGCATGGCAGTTGCTATTGGATTTAACATGCCAAGTGTTGCTGCACTTAGTATAGCTGTGTTTACGCCAACGGTTGAGCGGAAATTTGAGCTAATTAAATCCATTGTTTTATTTGCAAGCTCTTTTACGAGAGCTACGCTCATGATGTCGTCTTTTAAAAGACTTATATCAGCCGTCGCTTTAGCTATATCAGCACCTTTGTGCATACTTATGCCCACATTTGCCTTAGTTAGGCTTGGAGCATCATTTATGCCATCTCCCACAAAGGCTACTTTTTTGCCCTCGCTCTTTAGCTCTTCGATGATAGCTGCTTTATCTGTTGGTAAGCACTCTGCATAGACCCTATCAAGCCCAAGCTCTCTTGCCACCTCTTCAGCCTTGCTTTTGATGTCACCACTTAGCATGACGACCTCTTTTACGCCAAGACTGCGTAGTTTTGCCACCATGTCTTTTGCGTTTTCTCTCATATCATCTTTCATAGCGATGACTCCGACTAGCTCTTTATCATATCCTACGTAGAGTAAGGTTAAGCCGCTATTTAATGCTTTGCTTATTAAAGCTTCATGAGCTTTAAAACTTATCATCTCGTCATCCTCCAAGAAGTGTCTACTGCCTATAACCACCTCTTTACCGTGCATCGCAGTTTTTACGCCATGAGCTACGATAAATTCAACTTCATCGTGATGAATATGGTGGAAACCACGCTTATTTGCAGCTTCAACTATTGCTTCGGCTACTGGATGAAAGTAGTGCTCCTCGGCACTTGCAGTTAAATTTAATATATCATTTTGAGAAAAGCCCTCTTTAAATGAATAAATTTCAACTACGCTTAGGCGTCCATGCGTCAGAGTGCCGGTCTTGTCAAATACAAAAGTGTCAACTGAGCTTAAAGCTTCGATCGCTTTTGCACCTTTTACAAGAATGCCATTTCTGCCTGCTTTTGAGATACTTGATTTAAAAGCAACTGGTGTAGCAAGCTTTAATGCGCAAGAGTAGTCCGCTTGAAGTACGCTAGCAACGCTATTCATATTTTTATTTATAATGTATGAAAGTCCAGCAAGCGAGAGCGTAACAGGCACAAGTTTATCAGCTAGTTTTAACGCTTTTACACCAATGGCTGATTTTTCATTGAGTGAAGTTTGTATGTACTCTTTGATCCTAGCTGTCGCTGTATCACTGCCTACATTTTCAGCCCAAATTTTTATCCTACCTTCATCAACCACTGTGCCGCTTATAACACGGTCACCTCTAGCTTTTGGTATAGGCTCAGCCTCTCCAGTCATTGAGACTTGATTTACATCGGCGTTACCTTCAACGATATAACCATCAACGCCTATCGTCTCACCAGCTCCGACTACTACGATATCGCCTTTTTTTAAATTTTCGGTTTTTACCTTTTCAAGCGTCTTTTCACCATTTAAATTTCTCTCGACCCAGACTTCTTCGATGTTTGGTTTGGCTAGCTCTTTGATGAGATCATCACTTCTGTGGCTAGCACTTTCTTCCATATATTCGCCGATATTTATCATCAAATTTGTGCTATTTGCTGCTAAATGATCGCCCATTGCTAGGCTAGTACCAATGGCAGTTGCCTCAAGCACTTTTGAAGTGATACCCTCATGCCTTAGCTCTTTTGCACCTTCTATTAAATTTGGAGCTGTGGCGTAAAGAGTCACGGCTGATTTTAGAGTTTTATTACTCATAAATGGCGTTACACCAAGTGCAGCAGCAGCTTTGTAGATATTTGCTTTGCTAGGCAGGCTCTCATCTTTTGGCTTGGTTGGAAAATCATAGCTTTTTATAAAATCTAAAATTTTCTCATAGCTCTTATCAAACTCGACAATGATGCTTTTTGCGTATTTATTTACACGAACACTTAGTGCATCAGTTCGCTCTGAGATCGCAGCCTCGATAGCACTGACGTCGCTTCTAGCATTTAGGCTCTCGCAAATAAACCTCGCTCTATTTTTACTCTTGTGAGCTAGAGTGATCTTATTTTTGTGAGTCAAGTTCTGCTTTGACATCTTCAAAACGCTCTTTTAGTTCTTCTATGCCAGCGTTTATAAGCTCGCCACCTTTGATAATCGCTTTAAATACGCACTCTTGTGCTTTTGGATTAGTCAGTACATAAGCTGCGATACCACCTAAAACTAGACCTTTTACAAAGCCAGCAGCATTAAAATTTTCAGGTACAAATGGTAAATTTTGAGCTGCATTATTTATTGCGTTATCAATTGCGCTTGGCTGAGTAGCTGCTGCATTGTTAGCTGCAGTTTCACT from the Campylobacter concisus genome contains:
- a CDS encoding heavy metal translocating P-type ATPase, which codes for MTHKNKITLAHKSKNRARFICESLNARSDVSAIEAAISERTDALSVRVNKYAKSIIVEFDKSYEKILDFIKSYDFPTKPKDESLPSKANIYKAAAALGVTPFMSNKTLKSAVTLYATAPNLIEGAKELRHEGITSKVLEATAIGTSLAMGDHLAANSTNLMINIGEYMEESASHRSDDLIKELAKPNIEEVWVERNLNGEKTLEKVKTENLKKGDIVVVGAGETIGVDGYIVEGNADVNQVSMTGEAEPIPKARGDRVISGTVVDEGRIKIWAENVGSDTATARIKEYIQTSLNEKSAIGVKALKLADKLVPVTLSLAGLSYIINKNMNSVASVLQADYSCALKLATPVAFKSSISKAGRNGILVKGAKAIEALSSVDTFVFDKTGTLTHGRLSVVEIYSFKEGFSQNDILNLTASAEEHYFHPVAEAIVEAANKRGFHHIHHDEVEFIVAHGVKTAMHGKEVVIGSRHFLEDDEMISFKAHEALISKALNSGLTLLYVGYDKELVGVIAMKDDMRENAKDMVAKLRSLGVKEVVMLSGDIKSKAEEVARELGLDRVYAECLPTDKAAIIEELKSEGKKVAFVGDGINDAPSLTKANVGISMHKGADIAKATADISLLKDDIMSVALVKELANKTMDLISSNFRSTVGVNTAILSAATLGMLNPIATAMLHNGTTIWLLLNSMKGVKFKSK
- a CDS encoding oxidoreductase gives rise to the protein MNNPYINEENVASETAANNAAATQPSAIDNAINNAAQNLPFVPENFNAAGFVKGLVLGGIAAYVLTNPKAQECVFKAIIKGGELINAGIEELKERFEDVKAELDSQK
- a CDS encoding alanine/glycine:cation symporter family protein, translated to MVLDSFLNFLNGKMDVANDFLYGYFLVIILVATGIYFSYLTRFVQFRMFFEACRVLVEKKDKYNKHHLTPFQALMISTASRVGIGNIAGISAAIVAGGPGALFWMCLMAFLGSASAFIESTLAQIYKTKDVFGFKGGPAYYIKNGLGIKWLASLFAVILIITYAYGFNGLQSYTMTSAFEIYYDKAGSNVSFAQSGLPVGIGLILTAFAAVMFFSKSHIIGKVSSYIVPFMALAYISLALIAIILNFKEIPDVVKMILENAFDFKAIFGGFAGSVIVIGIKRGLFSNEAGMGSAPNAAAAAHTSHPVKQGLVQAMAVFIDMTICIASGMIVLFSQAYLTKQTGSSGEVLTALPLVQAAMKEYFGEFGVHFTTLAVVLFAITSLIGNYYYAQANMKFLTKNHKLTLLFKITAVVMIFIGAQMNLKLAWNIADITMAAMATINIIAIFLLSKVVIIAVKDYEAQRKAGLNPEFDPESLGIKNTSCWNKN